A single region of the Methanobacterium formicicum DSM 3637 genome encodes:
- the tfrB gene encoding fumarate reductase (CoM/CoB) subunit TfrB, whose protein sequence is MINITVMRYQPSEDEEPYPESYSVEKKEKMKVLDALNYINQHHQADIAYRCSCRAGQCGSCAVKVNGEMALACKREIKDEDVIEPINLPVIKDLVVDRSTMDSKVKDMGLFLEDECGISECPAVLDPEELTNTKKLRSCIDCYSCLSACPVLKVNDEFAGPYFMRYLSKFALDPRDCLDRAEEGFDEGLYCCTSCSKCVEVCPKEINTFGGAIEKLREIACQEGIGPLPPHREVRELIEKTGRSVEPPTEGPMREGFIKAVNSQSVKENVKAVDKDKNNGKEKIALFTGCLMDYRLPDIGVALLDVLNNHDVIVDVPSQQVCCGSPLIRTGQTDAVAKLVEKNTKAFEGYDTIITVCAGCGATLKKDYPQYGTSFNVMDISEYLADKLNTEDMKPVDMKVTYHDPCHLVRGQGIRDEPRKILENIKGLEFVEMEVPDQCCGAGGGVRSGKPEIAAALGSAKAKMIEKLDVDAVITICPFCENNIRASLEKEGMDLEVMNILKLLEKAYEK, encoded by the coding sequence ATGATAAATATAACTGTTATGCGTTATCAGCCTTCAGAGGATGAAGAACCCTACCCTGAATCTTATTCTGTTGAAAAGAAGGAGAAGATGAAAGTCTTGGATGCTTTAAACTACATCAATCAGCATCATCAGGCTGATATTGCCTACCGCTGTTCCTGTCGGGCGGGTCAGTGTGGTTCCTGTGCTGTTAAAGTCAATGGAGAAATGGCCCTGGCATGTAAAAGAGAAATAAAAGATGAAGATGTAATCGAACCTATCAATTTACCGGTTATTAAGGACCTGGTTGTGGATAGGAGCACAATGGACAGTAAAGTGAAGGATATGGGTCTTTTTCTGGAGGATGAGTGCGGAATCAGTGAGTGTCCTGCAGTTTTAGATCCAGAAGAACTTACCAACACCAAGAAATTAAGGAGCTGTATTGACTGTTACTCCTGTTTATCCGCCTGTCCAGTATTAAAGGTTAATGATGAATTTGCAGGACCCTATTTTATGCGTTACCTGTCCAAGTTTGCCCTGGATCCAAGGGACTGCTTGGATCGGGCAGAAGAAGGATTTGATGAGGGACTTTACTGCTGCACATCCTGTTCTAAGTGTGTGGAAGTCTGTCCTAAAGAAATAAACACCTTCGGTGGAGCCATTGAAAAGTTAAGGGAAATAGCCTGTCAGGAGGGTATTGGACCCTTACCACCCCATCGTGAAGTTAGGGAGCTTATTGAAAAAACTGGAAGATCAGTAGAACCCCCAACTGAAGGGCCAATGAGGGAAGGTTTCATAAAAGCAGTTAACTCTCAAAGTGTAAAAGAAAACGTAAAAGCAGTCGATAAGGATAAAAATAACGGGAAAGAAAAAATTGCACTCTTCACTGGCTGCTTAATGGACTACCGCCTCCCAGATATTGGGGTGGCCCTTTTGGATGTTTTAAATAACCATGATGTTATTGTGGATGTGCCCAGCCAACAGGTCTGCTGTGGTTCTCCCCTTATTCGAACCGGGCAAACTGATGCTGTTGCAAAGCTGGTTGAAAAGAATACTAAGGCCTTTGAAGGTTACGATACCATCATCACTGTCTGTGCTGGTTGTGGAGCCACCCTTAAAAAGGATTACCCCCAGTACGGTACCAGCTTTAATGTGATGGATATCAGTGAATATCTGGCAGATAAACTTAACACCGAAGACATGAAACCAGTGGACATGAAAGTCACCTACCACGACCCCTGCCACCTTGTAAGGGGTCAGGGCATTCGGGATGAACCCCGTAAGATTCTCGAAAACATTAAGGGCCTTGAATTCGTGGAGATGGAAGTTCCTGACCAGTGTTGTGGCGCTGGTGGTGGTGTAAGATCTGGTAAACCAGAAATAGCAGCCGCACTGGGCAGTGCCAAGGCTAAGATGATAGAAAAACTGGACGTGGATGCAGTGATCACCATTTGCCCATTCTGTGAAAATAACATCAGGGCTTCTCTGGAGAAGGAAGGGATGGACCTGGAAGTTATGAACATACTCAAACTCCTGGAAAAGGCATACGAAAAATGA
- a CDS encoding RNA methyltransferase, which yields MIYVVFVEPETPGNIGFLARTMKNFGLYQMVLINPCPLENDSYYKAMHAREIVSNRQEYDSLAEFLKIKEIDFAVGTTGNAGGSYNLPRIAVTPDNLAQSLNVNGDIALIMGREGDGLTNKELELCDVVVSIPTHDAYPVLNVTHAAAIIFYELFKTEKTYPVEDLDEASLTEKQGLIECMDEVLDHLDYPAHKKKNASTVFRRVLGRAFISGREAHTLRGMFRRIKERVE from the coding sequence ATGATTTATGTGGTTTTTGTGGAGCCAGAAACTCCTGGCAATATTGGGTTCCTGGCACGGACCATGAAAAATTTCGGTTTATACCAGATGGTGCTTATAAATCCCTGCCCACTGGAAAATGATTCATATTACAAGGCCATGCACGCCCGTGAAATCGTCTCCAATCGCCAGGAATATGATTCCCTGGCAGAATTCCTCAAAATTAAAGAGATTGATTTTGCAGTGGGAACTACCGGGAATGCGGGTGGAAGTTATAATCTCCCCCGTATTGCAGTAACCCCTGATAATCTGGCCCAATCATTGAATGTGAATGGAGATATTGCATTGATAATGGGAAGAGAGGGTGATGGTCTCACTAACAAGGAATTAGAACTTTGTGATGTTGTAGTCTCAATTCCCACCCATGATGCTTATCCAGTCCTCAATGTGACCCATGCTGCGGCCATTATATTTTACGAACTGTTTAAAACTGAGAAAACTTATCCTGTGGAAGACCTGGATGAAGCATCTTTAACCGAAAAACAGGGCTTAATTGAATGTATGGATGAAGTGCTGGATCACCTGGACTATCCAGCGCATAAAAAAAAGAATGCATCCACGGTCTTCAGGAGAGTACTGGGAAGAGCATTTATATCTGGAAGAGAAGCACACACCCTTAGGGGAATGTTTCGAAGGATTAAAGAGAGGGTTGAATAA
- a CDS encoding indolepyruvate oxidoreductase subunit beta → MNPYNIYISGVGGQGIIKTSVIMGEAAMKSDLSVVVGEIHGMSQRGGVVSTQMKIGDSRSPIIEEGKADLLLAFEPLEALRAVNMINKESYVVTNTSSIYPFNIRQSEHPYPELSILLDELGDHAKKVIALDADGIAKDAGHILAVNMVMLGAAAAVPGFPVDKQIIIESMKNNLPEKSIPINLKAFEEGFRVCSSNIYAEG, encoded by the coding sequence ATGAACCCTTACAATATTTACATTTCAGGAGTTGGTGGTCAGGGAATCATCAAAACCTCGGTTATCATGGGGGAAGCAGCCATGAAAAGTGATTTGTCCGTGGTAGTGGGTGAAATCCATGGAATGTCCCAGAGAGGCGGAGTGGTGTCCACCCAGATGAAGATTGGAGATTCAAGGAGCCCCATCATTGAAGAAGGGAAAGCAGACCTATTACTGGCATTTGAGCCACTGGAAGCACTCAGGGCAGTTAACATGATAAATAAAGAAAGTTACGTGGTTACGAATACTTCATCAATTTATCCGTTTAACATCCGCCAAAGTGAACATCCTTACCCTGAACTATCCATCCTACTGGATGAACTGGGGGACCATGCAAAGAAGGTTATTGCCCTGGATGCGGATGGAATAGCCAAGGACGCTGGTCACATCTTGGCGGTGAACATGGTGATGTTAGGTGCTGCAGCAGCGGTTCCAGGATTTCCAGTGGATAAGCAAATCATAATAGAATCAATGAAGAATAATTTACCTGAGAAGAGTATTCCCATAAATTTGAAGGCATTTGAGGAAGGATTCAGGGTTTGTTCTTCCAACATTTATGCAGAGGGTTGA
- the iorA gene encoding indolepyruvate ferredoxin oxidoreductase subunit alpha: MNIKEILTGQEKDKLFLMGNEAAVRGALEAGVSVASTYPGTPSSEIGNVLSVLAEDAGMYFEFSVNEKVALEVAAAASASGLRSFTFMKHVGVNVASDSLMSVAYTGVRGGMVILTADDPSMFSSQNEQDNRHYARLANIPLLEASSPQEVKDLMRYAYQLSEEFELPVILRTTTRVSHMRGIVELGALNKPKTKGHFDKDPQRFVPVPESARIMHRNLVEKMYQVEVLSNNSSLNQPFDNGSHVGIITSGSAFNYVMDVVEEYNLPVNILKIAFSYPFPEKKVLEFLENTERVLVVEEVDPIMEKEILAIVGKHQLKSVIHGKLDGTLPAIYEYSPDIVLGGVGRMMGLEMPVETTSDSLELPKRPPTLCPGCPHRAAYFEVKKAAEDLNLDDLVFPSDIGCYTLGIESPYEIADYLLSMGSSVGTSCGFSKATDQTVVSFIGDSTFFHAGIPPLINAVHNKNRFVLVILDNRTTAMTGGQPNPGLPVDGMGLEAPEISIPDIVKACGVEMVETINPLNVRNSKDIFKKALQFDKVAVVISQYPCMLIKGGTQKGKNIIIDVQDDKCTGCDTCVMELTCPAIYTTDEDKIRIDPLMCRKCNVCVQTCPEKAIRAKRIDSNRGEEE, from the coding sequence ATGAACATTAAAGAAATACTCACAGGACAGGAAAAGGATAAACTGTTTTTAATGGGTAATGAAGCTGCAGTCCGTGGTGCCCTGGAAGCAGGTGTGTCTGTGGCCAGCACTTACCCTGGAACACCTTCTTCAGAGATTGGAAATGTATTATCAGTCCTTGCTGAAGATGCAGGGATGTATTTTGAGTTTTCAGTCAATGAAAAAGTAGCCCTGGAAGTAGCAGCAGCTGCTTCTGCCTCAGGACTAAGGTCATTCACCTTCATGAAACACGTGGGTGTTAACGTGGCTTCAGATTCATTAATGAGCGTTGCCTACACCGGTGTTCGGGGAGGGATGGTAATCCTCACTGCAGATGATCCATCCATGTTCTCATCCCAGAATGAACAGGATAACCGTCACTACGCTCGCCTGGCAAACATTCCACTCCTGGAAGCCTCCAGCCCCCAGGAAGTTAAGGATCTCATGAGATATGCCTACCAGCTATCTGAGGAATTTGAATTACCGGTTATTCTCCGCACCACCACCCGAGTTTCCCATATGAGGGGAATAGTGGAACTGGGTGCTTTAAATAAGCCTAAAACGAAGGGACACTTTGATAAAGATCCCCAGCGTTTTGTACCAGTACCGGAGTCTGCCCGGATAATGCACCGAAATCTGGTTGAAAAAATGTACCAGGTAGAAGTATTATCCAATAATTCCTCCTTAAATCAGCCCTTTGATAATGGAAGTCATGTGGGGATTATCACCAGTGGCAGTGCCTTCAACTATGTTATGGATGTGGTGGAAGAGTACAATTTACCGGTAAATATCCTTAAAATAGCCTTTTCATATCCTTTCCCTGAAAAAAAGGTCCTGGAATTTTTAGAAAATACAGAACGGGTTCTGGTGGTGGAGGAAGTTGACCCCATCATGGAAAAAGAAATACTGGCTATTGTAGGTAAACACCAGCTAAAATCAGTGATTCACGGTAAACTGGATGGAACACTGCCTGCGATATATGAATACAGTCCAGATATTGTTTTAGGGGGAGTGGGCAGGATGATGGGCTTGGAAATGCCAGTTGAAACCACATCAGATTCTCTTGAACTTCCCAAAAGACCACCAACGCTCTGTCCGGGCTGTCCGCATCGCGCCGCATATTTCGAGGTTAAAAAGGCAGCAGAGGATCTGAATCTGGATGATCTCGTATTTCCCAGTGATATAGGTTGCTACACTCTGGGTATAGAATCGCCCTATGAAATTGCAGATTATCTCTTATCAATGGGTTCATCTGTTGGAACCAGTTGCGGGTTTTCCAAGGCCACTGATCAAACCGTGGTAAGCTTCATAGGGGATTCAACCTTTTTCCATGCAGGAATACCACCACTCATCAACGCAGTGCACAACAAGAACCGTTTTGTCCTGGTGATCCTGGATAACCGCACCACCGCCATGACCGGTGGCCAGCCTAACCCTGGCCTCCCAGTGGATGGAATGGGATTGGAAGCGCCTGAAATATCCATACCAGATATTGTAAAAGCTTGTGGTGTGGAAATGGTGGAGACCATAAACCCCTTGAATGTCCGTAATTCAAAGGATATATTCAAAAAAGCACTCCAATTTGATAAAGTGGCAGTGGTAATATCCCAGTACCCCTGTATGTTAATCAAAGGTGGGACCCAGAAGGGTAAAAACATCATCATCGATGTCCAGGATGATAAATGCACGGGTTGTGATACCTGTGTCATGGAACTCACCTGTCCTGCTATCTACACCACTGATGAAGACAAAATCAGAATTGACCCATTAATGTGCAGGAAATGCAATGTATGCGTTCAAACATGTCCGGAGAAGGCTATAAGGGCTAAAAGGATTGATAGTAACAGGGGAGAGGAGGAATAA
- a CDS encoding DUF7000 family protein encodes MGELDMGSFNECMQEYRKLLEKGCIQEAYGGLMRYIMDLRVYFKNKYPQYFVSGIYQGYMDMTYFSFSPESLKSRKLKIAIVFVHETFRFEVWLAGYNKNVQNKYWKLFKEMDWNKYHIPPTTKGVDSIIEHILVENPDFSDLDSLTKQIETGTLEFINDVENFLVQ; translated from the coding sequence GTGGGTGAATTGGATATGGGTTCATTTAATGAATGTATGCAGGAATATAGAAAACTGTTGGAGAAGGGTTGTATTCAGGAGGCTTATGGGGGCTTAATGAGATATATAATGGATTTGAGAGTTTATTTTAAAAATAAATATCCCCAATATTTTGTGTCAGGTATTTATCAGGGGTATATGGATATGACTTATTTTTCTTTCTCCCCAGAATCATTAAAAAGCCGAAAATTGAAAATTGCCATAGTCTTTGTTCATGAAACATTTAGGTTTGAAGTTTGGTTAGCAGGATACAATAAAAACGTTCAAAACAAATACTGGAAACTGTTTAAAGAAATGGATTGGAATAAATACCATATTCCACCAACTACAAAAGGTGTGGACTCTATTATAGAACATATTTTAGTTGAAAATCCTGATTTTAGTGATTTGGATAGTTTAACAAAGCAAATAGAGACTGGAACATTGGAATTTATTAATGATGTTGAGAATTTCTTAGTACAATAG
- a CDS encoding M48 family metallopeptidase: MKIKIQDIEVQCHVFHRKVKYARLEIKNGDLNLIMPIGAEDYQGLIRKHEKWVYQKISRINTLKKESENRKLDLTRSEHEFRELVKLLVAEISSEMGSPVNNVTFRRMKTRWGSCSSSGNVNFNTRLRYLPESLIRYVVHHEVCHIKVRKHDKHYWNLVSLTYPDYKKFENELAIYWFLVKDLN; this comes from the coding sequence ATGAAGATTAAAATTCAGGACATTGAGGTCCAGTGCCATGTTTTCCACAGGAAAGTGAAATATGCCCGTTTAGAGATTAAAAACGGTGATCTCAACCTTATCATGCCAATTGGAGCTGAAGATTATCAGGGTCTAATTCGAAAACATGAAAAATGGGTTTATCAGAAAATATCACGGATAAATACGTTGAAAAAAGAGTCTGAAAACAGAAAACTGGATTTAACTCGCAGTGAACACGAATTCCGGGAACTGGTTAAGTTACTGGTGGCTGAAATATCCAGTGAAATGGGTTCACCGGTGAATAATGTGACTTTCCGCCGTATGAAAACCCGTTGGGGAAGTTGTAGTTCATCAGGAAATGTGAACTTTAATACTCGCCTTAGATACTTACCGGAAAGCCTCATCAGATATGTGGTGCACCATGAAGTGTGTCATATCAAGGTAAGAAAACATGACAAACACTACTGGAATCTGGTTTCCCTAACTTACCCTGATTATAAGAAATTTGAAAATGAACTGGCTATTTACTGGTTTTTGGTGAAGGATTTAAATTAA
- a CDS encoding sodium:solute symporter produces the protein MDLMILSIVVLIFLVINGYVGYVAWRRTKNADDYLVAGRETHPFIMALSYGATFISTAAIVGFGGVAANYGMGILWLVFLNIIIGIFIAFVFFGKRTRKMGHNLGALTFPEFLSRRFDSRFIQYFSGAIIFIGMPLYASVVLVGMARFVETTLSVDYNIALVVMAVIVAVYVIFGGIKGVMYTDALQGSIMFFGMIFLLIAIYWILGGVTDANQALTNLVNVVPQKATAAATATGFTGWTSMPSLGSPFWWTLVSSLILGVGIGVLSQPQLVVRFMTVKSNKELNRGVLIGGVFIFVMTFGAYVVGALSNVYFFQTTGQTAVQAAGGNLDKVIPTFIAAAMPLWFAYLFMIALLSAAMSTLSAQFHVQGTALGRDIYETLVRKTGGSSVRMARIGIVIAVVIAVILGFILPASIVALGTALWFGITAAAFLAIYVAALYWRRATKEGAIAGLVCGAVTSLIWLLFGFKKTAEPLGISNALMGQSTIITSVPWPTVDPMIVALPVAIIVTILVSLLTKPPKKEFLDKCFDGVDQSRGK, from the coding sequence GTGGATTTAATGATATTGAGTATTGTTGTTTTAATATTTCTCGTGATAAATGGGTATGTGGGTTATGTTGCCTGGCGTAGAACTAAGAATGCAGACGATTATCTTGTTGCAGGGAGGGAAACACATCCCTTCATCATGGCCCTGAGTTATGGGGCCACATTCATCAGTACCGCAGCTATTGTGGGATTTGGTGGAGTCGCTGCTAATTATGGTATGGGAATCCTGTGGCTGGTGTTTTTAAACATCATCATTGGAATATTCATTGCCTTTGTGTTCTTTGGAAAACGCACCCGTAAAATGGGCCATAATTTAGGTGCTTTAACCTTCCCCGAGTTCTTATCAAGGCGTTTTGACAGTAGATTTATCCAGTACTTCTCAGGTGCGATTATTTTTATTGGAATGCCGTTATACGCGTCGGTTGTGCTTGTGGGAATGGCCAGGTTTGTGGAAACAACGTTGAGTGTGGATTACAATATAGCTTTAGTTGTAATGGCTGTCATAGTGGCAGTATACGTTATTTTCGGTGGGATCAAGGGTGTGATGTACACCGATGCCCTGCAGGGTAGTATAATGTTTTTTGGAATGATATTCCTTCTCATAGCAATTTACTGGATACTGGGAGGAGTAACTGATGCCAATCAGGCACTCACCAATCTGGTGAATGTTGTTCCCCAAAAGGCAACTGCAGCTGCTACTGCAACCGGGTTCACTGGCTGGACATCCATGCCTTCCCTGGGGAGTCCATTCTGGTGGACTTTAGTCTCCAGTTTGATCCTGGGAGTGGGTATAGGAGTTCTATCACAGCCCCAGTTAGTGGTGCGGTTCATGACTGTTAAATCAAATAAGGAGTTAAACCGGGGAGTTTTGATCGGGGGAGTATTCATATTTGTAATGACATTCGGGGCCTACGTGGTAGGAGCACTTTCCAACGTCTACTTCTTCCAGACAACTGGACAAACTGCAGTGCAGGCAGCAGGGGGAAATTTGGATAAGGTTATACCTACATTCATAGCTGCGGCCATGCCTTTATGGTTTGCATATCTATTTATGATAGCACTCCTATCTGCTGCCATGTCCACCCTTTCTGCACAGTTCCATGTTCAGGGAACTGCCCTGGGACGGGACATATATGAGACTCTGGTGCGTAAAACTGGAGGATCATCAGTAAGAATGGCCAGGATAGGGATAGTAATTGCAGTTGTCATTGCAGTAATTCTTGGATTCATACTACCAGCCAGTATAGTTGCCCTGGGAACTGCCCTGTGGTTCGGTATCACTGCCGCAGCATTCCTGGCAATTTACGTGGCAGCACTCTACTGGAGAAGAGCCACCAAAGAAGGTGCAATTGCAGGACTAGTTTGTGGTGCTGTAACCAGTTTGATATGGTTGTTATTCGGCTTTAAAAAAACAGCAGAACCTTTAGGAATTTCCAATGCTTTAATGGGACAGTCAACCATCATCACATCTGTACCATGGCCAACTGTAGACCCCATGATCGTGGCCCTGCCAGTGGCAATTATCGTTACAATTTTGGTCAGTCTACTTACCAAACCCCCCAAAAAGGAGTTCCTGGATAAGTGTTTTGATGGAGTGGACCAGTCCCGGGGAAAATAA
- a CDS encoding ACT domain-containing protein, giving the protein MKIEQLSIFLENKKGRMRNALDVLADAGFNIRALSIADTSDFGILRLIVPEPYKAKEILEENNFVVKMGYVIAVQMSDQPGGLGTILGILDDSNINLDYLYAFVDEKEERAIVLLHPEDIDAGIEVLKKGGAIVIPPEDVYNW; this is encoded by the coding sequence GTGAAAATAGAACAGTTATCAATATTCCTGGAAAATAAGAAGGGTAGAATGAGGAATGCACTGGATGTTCTGGCTGATGCAGGGTTCAATATCAGGGCACTGTCCATTGCTGATACATCAGACTTCGGTATTTTAAGATTGATTGTACCTGAACCTTATAAGGCCAAAGAAATCCTGGAGGAAAACAATTTCGTGGTTAAGATGGGCTATGTTATTGCTGTGCAGATGTCAGACCAGCCAGGAGGACTGGGCACCATCCTGGGAATACTGGACGACTCAAACATAAACCTGGATTATCTCTATGCCTTTGTGGATGAAAAAGAAGAAAGAGCCATTGTCCTGCTCCATCCAGAGGATATTGATGCAGGGATAGAAGTCCTTAAAAAGGGTGGGGCAATCGTGATCCCCCCAGAAGATGTTTACAACTGGTAA
- a CDS encoding PsbP-related protein has product MSEDGPPRLRKPGNNTKKKDSTSKLGKASADIKEKIGSLKLKNGENSFSGKVNSLQSKINNDDKQGNGGPTRLRVPHTESTDKLNSNNLKKIIPKILGKKSILGIIGIIILIILVVTTAMWVMGDHKTVTNQSNNATNQMNNLKNHFDNGNISFDYPEGWNITNVTDQASLIVTVTDDENNSFSVFREDLLTQNFTYRVASWRSNILAKGMIYYEGDLTIDNTTAYELEANYKPNDKVFTTRGIAFQKNNSAYFVIFVFDKPLLDYKNEMDTVINSFHVNG; this is encoded by the coding sequence TTGAGCGAAGATGGTCCTCCTCGATTAAGAAAACCAGGAAACAATACCAAGAAAAAGGATTCAACATCCAAATTGGGAAAAGCCAGTGCAGATATTAAAGAAAAAATTGGCTCTTTAAAACTGAAAAACGGAGAAAATTCCTTTTCAGGTAAAGTTAATTCCCTCCAATCCAAAATAAATAATGATGATAAACAGGGAAATGGGGGTCCTACCCGGCTCAGAGTACCACACACAGAATCAACTGATAAACTCAATTCTAATAATTTGAAAAAAATCATCCCTAAAATACTGGGGAAAAAATCTATTTTGGGTATTATTGGCATTATTATTTTAATTATCCTGGTGGTTACCACTGCAATGTGGGTTATGGGTGATCATAAAACTGTCACTAACCAGAGCAACAATGCCACCAACCAGATGAATAATCTTAAAAACCATTTTGACAATGGTAACATCTCATTTGACTATCCTGAAGGTTGGAATATTACTAACGTTACAGATCAAGCTTCATTAATAGTTACAGTTACAGATGATGAAAATAACAGTTTTTCTGTCTTTAGGGAGGATTTGTTAACTCAAAATTTCACATACCGGGTTGCCAGTTGGCGTTCAAACATTTTAGCCAAAGGTATGATCTACTACGAGGGCGATCTCACCATTGACAACACCACTGCCTATGAACTGGAAGCAAACTACAAACCCAATGATAAGGTTTTCACCACTCGGGGAATAGCCTTCCAGAAAAACAACAGTGCATACTTTGTGATCTTCGTCTTTGACAAACCACTCCTGGATTATAAAAACGAAATGGATACAGTTATAAACAGTTTCCATGTGAATGGGTAA
- a CDS encoding phenylacetate--CoA ligase family protein codes for MIWNEEVECISRDEMKKLQLKRLKDVVKRAYENVPYYKKRFDEAGIKPEDIETLEDIQKLPLTTKDDLRAAYPFGMFAVPRREIVEVHTSSGTTGKPTVSGYTREDLETWSEIMARGLTMFGVDDEDLIQNTHGYGLFTGGFGVHYGAQKIGATVIPISTGQTRRQIEIMKDFGTTVLIVTPSYGLYLAEVAEEEGLEREDMKLKSIGFGAEMWTEEMRQEIEKRFNAPAYNIYGLTEIMGPGIALECPEQDGLHVMEDHFYPEIIDSETQEVLEEGEKGELVLTNLTREGMPIIRFRTKDVTSLRRGTCSCGRTMVKMDRITGRTDDMLKIRGVAVFPSQIEKALLKMDGIEPHYQIIVTRPQHLDEMEVQVETSPELFSDEVKELVGIKKKIENFIHNEIGLRVTVTLVEPRTLPRSQGKAVRVIDKRGLSK; via the coding sequence ATGATCTGGAATGAAGAAGTGGAGTGCATATCTAGGGATGAAATGAAGAAATTACAACTTAAACGATTGAAGGATGTTGTAAAACGGGCCTATGAAAATGTTCCCTATTATAAAAAACGTTTTGATGAGGCAGGAATTAAACCAGAGGATATTGAAACCCTGGAAGACATCCAGAAATTACCTTTAACCACTAAAGACGATCTTCGTGCGGCATATCCTTTTGGAATGTTTGCAGTTCCTAGAAGGGAGATTGTAGAAGTTCACACATCCTCAGGGACCACTGGAAAACCCACTGTTTCCGGTTATACTCGGGAAGACTTGGAAACATGGAGTGAAATAATGGCCAGGGGTTTAACCATGTTTGGGGTTGATGATGAGGATCTTATCCAGAACACCCATGGTTACGGTCTTTTTACCGGTGGTTTTGGGGTGCACTACGGTGCCCAGAAGATAGGGGCCACAGTTATACCCATTTCAACTGGACAGACCCGCAGACAGATCGAGATAATGAAGGACTTTGGAACCACGGTTCTAATAGTTACTCCTTCCTACGGACTTTACCTGGCAGAGGTGGCCGAGGAAGAAGGACTTGAACGAGAGGATATGAAATTAAAATCCATTGGTTTTGGAGCAGAGATGTGGACTGAAGAGATGCGCCAGGAGATTGAAAAACGCTTCAATGCACCAGCATATAATATCTACGGACTCACAGAGATTATGGGTCCCGGGATAGCTCTGGAATGCCCAGAGCAGGATGGTCTACATGTTATGGAAGATCATTTCTACCCGGAGATCATTGATTCTGAAACCCAGGAAGTACTGGAAGAAGGTGAAAAGGGAGAACTGGTCCTTACCAACCTGACCAGAGAAGGAATGCCCATTATTCGTTTTAGAACCAAAGATGTTACCAGCCTCAGAAGAGGAACCTGTTCCTGTGGTAGGACCATGGTTAAAATGGACCGCATAACCGGAAGAACCGATGACATGCTCAAGATCCGTGGAGTGGCAGTATTCCCATCCCAGATCGAAAAGGCTCTCCTGAAGATGGATGGTATTGAACCCCATTACCAGATCATTGTCACCCGACCCCAGCACCTGGATGAAATGGAAGTACAGGTGGAAACATCACCTGAACTTTTCTCTGATGAGGTGAAGGAGTTAGTGGGGATAAAAAAGAAAATAGAAAACTTCATCCACAATGAAATTGGTTTGAGAGTTACTGTAACCCTGGTAGAACCAAGAACACTACCTCGAAGCCAAGGAAAAGCAGTCAGGGTTATTGATAAACGTGGATTAAGCAAATAA